A genome region from Eurosta solidaginis isolate ZX-2024a chromosome 2, ASM4086904v1, whole genome shotgun sequence includes the following:
- the Rack1 gene encoding small ribosomal subunit protein RACK1 has translation MTETLQLRGTLVGHTGWVTQIATNPKDPDTIISASRDKTLIVWKLTRDEDTNYGFPQKRLYGHSHFVSDVVLSSDGNYALSGSWDKTLRLWDLAAGKTTRRFEDHTKDVLSVAFSADNRQIVSGSRDKTIKLWNTLAECKFTIQEDGHTDWVSCVRFSPNHSNPIIVSCGWDRTVKVWNLANCKLKNNHHGHNGYLNTVTVSPDGSLCTSGGKDSKALLWDLNDGKNLYTLEHNDIINALCFSPNRYWLCVAYGPSIKIWDLACKKTVEELRPEVVSTSSKADPPQCLSLAWSTDGQTLFAGYSDKTIRVWQVSVSAH, from the exons atgactgaaactttgcaattACGCGGTACCCTTGTTGGACACACTGGTTGGGTAACACAAATTGCCACCAATCCAAAAGATCCTGATACAATAATCTCTGCCTCGCGTG ACAAGACCCTTATTGTATGGAAATTGACTCGCGACGAAGATACCAACTACGGCTTTCCACAGAAGCGTCTCTATGGGCATTCGCACTTCGTAAGTGATGTTGTACTCTCATCTGACGGCAACTACGCTTTATCTGGTTCATGGGACAAGACTTTGCGCTTGTGGGATTTGGCTGCTGGCAAAACTACACGGCGCTTCGAAGATCACACCAAG GATGTGCTATCTGTTGCTTTCTCCGCTGACAATCGTCAAATTGTCTCTGGCTCACGTGACAAAACCATTAAATTATGGAACACTTTGGCCGAATGTAAATTCACCATTCAAGAAGATGGTCACACCGATTGGGTATCATGCGTAAGATTCTCTCCCAATCACTCCAATCCCATCATTGTGTCATGTGGTTGGGATCGTACTGTTAAAGTATGGAATTTGGCAAACTGCAAATTGAAGAACAATCATCATGGTCACAATGGTTATTTGAATACTGTAACTGTATCACCTGATGGCTCGCTGTGCACCTCAGGTGGCAAGGATTCCAAAGCTTTGTTATGGGATTTAAATGACGGCAAGAATTTATACACCTTGGAGCATAATGACATTATAAATGCATTGTGTTTCTCACCCAATCGGTATTGGTTGTGCGTCGCTTATGGACCATCTATTAAAATTTGGGATTTGGCATGCAAGAAAACTGTTGAGGAATTGCGCCCAGAAGTTGTATCCACCAGTTCGAAAGCTGATCCACCACAATGTTTATCATTGGCTTGGTCCACAGATGGTCAAACTTTGTTCGCTGGTTATTCGGACAAAACTATACGCGTATGGCAAGTTTCCGTATCTGCTCATTGA